A region from the Vicia villosa cultivar HV-30 ecotype Madison, WI unplaced genomic scaffold, Vvil1.0 ctg.000175F_1_1, whole genome shotgun sequence genome encodes:
- the LOC131624962 gene encoding receptor-like protein kinase, translated as MKLHSSLLFFSSIFHFYTLSSSLNSDGLALLSFKTHWTSLPPLINSTWNPSHSTPCSWAGLKCNSFHRVISLNLSCLDIYGQLGPQIANCTQLQHLDLSYNYFNGQIPQSFTNLHNLKYLDLSVNILTAPFPHFLSQIPLLKVLDLSYNQLHGSISTTIANMTHLQELYLKYNNFSGSIPSSIGNCTQLQDLYLNDNQLEGVLPYSLNNLNELLNFDVANNKLTGTIPLGSSGCRNLQFLDISFNDFGSGIPYSIGNYTALSQFAAVKSNLVGPIPSSIGLLTKLSVLRLSENHLSGKIPSEIGNCKSLTELHLYSNRLDGKIPSELGKLSELRDLELFSNQLRGEIPLEIWKIRGLEYLFVYNNSLSGELPVEMTELKNLKNISLFNNMFSGVIPQSLGINSSLVQLDFVNNRFTGNLPPNLCYGRKLSVLNMGINQLQGRIPLDVGRCTTLRRVILKQNKFNGPLPEFERNTNLLYMEISNNEINGSIPSSLGNCTNLTDLMLSMNKLSGSIPPELGSLVNLRTLNLAHNDLEGPLPFQLANCTKMDKFDVGFNFLNGSLPSSLQKWTKLNTLVLNENRFSGGIPEFLSAFKDLSELQLGGNMFGGKIPNSVGTLQNLIYGLNLSSNGLIGDIPVEIGKLKSLLMMDLSRNNLTGSIQVLDDLPSLVEISISNNSFQGPVPKMLMKRFNSRLSSFSGNPGLCISCSPSSGFVCNESSYVKPCDNNNNSMSNKGLSKVAIVMIAIGSSIFVVLLLMGLVYIFGRKSKQQVHITDNGGPSSLLNKVMEATSNLNDRYIIGRGAHGVVYKANVSQDKAFAVKKLAFAVSKGKNLSMVREIQTLGQIKHRNLVKLENFWLRQDYGLILYSYMPNGSLYDVLHEKKPAPSLEWNVRYKIAIGIAHGLTYLHYDCVPPIVHRDIKPNNILLDSDMEPHIADFGIAKLLDQSSTSNPSLSVPGTIGYIAPENAYTTVSSRECDVYSYGVVLLELITRKKVVDSSFPEGTDLVGWVRLLWSETGEINQIVDSSLANECLDTNIMENVAEVLMVALRCAENDPHKRPKMTDVTKQLSDSNPQKKKVRRASFVKDF; from the exons ATGAAACTTcactcctctcttctcttcttttcttccatcttccatttctacactctttcttcttcactcaaCTCAGATGGCTTAGCACTTCTATCATTCAAAACCCACTGGACATCACTTCCACCTCTCATAAACTCAACATGGAACCCATCTCATTCCACACCATGTTCATGGGCTGGTCTCAAATGCAACTCTTTCCACCGTGTAATCTCTCTCAACCTTTCCTGTCTTGATATCTACGGTCAACTAGGACCACAAATTGCTAACTGCACACAACTCCAACACCTAGACCTTAGTTACAACTACTTCAATGGCCAAATACCTCAATCTTTCACTAACCTTCACAATCTCAAATACCTTGATCTTTCTGTTAATATTCTCACAGCTCCATTTCCTCATTTCTTGTCTCAAATCCCTCTCCTTAAAGTTCTTGATCTCTCTTATAACCAACTTCACGGTTCCATTTCAACTACTATTGCCAACATGACTCATCTCCAAGAATTGTACCTCAAATATAACAACTTCTCTGGTTCAATTCCTTCCTCTATTGGGAACTGTACTCAGTTACAAGACTTGTATTTGAATGATAATCAGTTGGAGGGTGTTCTTCCTTACAGTCTCAACAATCTCAATGAACTTCTTAACTTTGATGTTGCCAACAATAAACTAACAGGTACTATTCCATTAGGTTCTTCTGGTTGTCGAAATTTACAGTTTTTGGATATCTCATTCAATGATTTTGGTAGTGGAATTCCATATAGCATTGGTAATTATACTGCTTTATCACAATTTGCTGCTGTGAAATCTAACTTGGTTGGACCTATTCCATCTTCCATTGGTCTGCTTACCAAGCTTTCGGTTCTTCGCCTTTCGGAGAATCATTTATCTGGTAAAATACCATCTGAAATAGGTAACTGTAAGTCTTTGACTGAGTTGCATTTGTATTCCAATCGACTTGATGGAAAAATTCCGAGTGAATTGGGAAAACTCAGTGAATTAAGGGACCTTGAACTGTTTTCTAATCAATTGAGGGGCGAAATTCCGCTCGAGATATGGAAGATTCGAGGTCTCGAGTATCTGTTTGTGTATAATAATAGCCTTTCTGGTGAACTTCCTGTGGAGATGACAGAGCTCAAGAACCTTAAAAACATTTCATTGTTTAACAACATGTTCTCTGGAGTGATACCTCAAAGCTTGGGAATTAACAGCAGTTTGGTGCAGTTGGACTTTGTGAATAATAGGTTCACTGGTAACCTTCCACCAAATCTTTGTTATGGAAGAAAGTTGAGTGTTTTGAATATGGGAATCAATCAGCTTCAAGGTAGAATACCTCTTGATGTTGGAAGATGCACAACTCTAAGAAGGGTCATTCTTAAACAAAACAAATTTAACGGGCCTCTCCCGGAGTTTGAAAGGAATACCAATCTGTTATACATGGAGATCAGCAACAATGAAATCAACGGATCAATTCCGTCGAGCTTGGGAAACTGCACGAATCTCACTGATTTAATGTTGTCTATGAACAAACTTAGTGGGAGTATACCACCGGAGTTAGGTAGCCTTGTGAATCTTCGGACGCTGAATCTTGCTCATAATGACTTAGAAGGTCCTTTGCCTTTTCAGCTCGCAAACTGTACCAAAATGGACAAGTTTGATGTGGGATTTAATTTCCTGAATGGTTCATTGCCGTCGAGTTTGCAGAAGTGGACAAAGCTAAACACACTAGTTTTGAATGAGAATCGTTTTAGTGGCGGCATTCCAGAGTTCTTGTCGGCTTTTAAAGATCTTTCGGAACTACAGCTTGGCGGTAATATGTTTGGAGGGAAAATTCCTAACTCCGTTGGGACATTGCAGAATTTGATCTACGGGTTGAATCTAAGTTCTAATGGGCTGATAGGAGACATACCTGTGGAAATTGGAAAGCTGAAAAGTTTACTAATGATGGATCTTTCTCGTAACAATTTGACAGGAAGCATACAAGTTCTTGATGACCTCCCTTCATTAGTCGAAATCAGTATTTCGAACAATTCTTTTCAGGGTCCCGTACCGAAAATGCTAATGAAGCGGTTTAATTCTCGCTTGTCATCATTTTCGGGGAATCCCGGGCTATGTATCAGTTGTTCACCATCCAGTGGCTTTGTTTGCAACGAAAGCAGCTATGTTAAACCAtgtgacaacaacaacaattctatGAGTAACAAAGGCCTCAGTAAAGTTGCAATTGTGATGATAGCGATAGGATCCTCAATATTTGTTGTTTTGCTGTTGATGGGATTAGTTTATATCTTTGGCAGAAAATCTAAGCAGCAAGTCCATATCACTGATAACGGAGGTCCTTCGTCCCTTCTTAACAAAGTGATGGAGGCTACATCGAATCTAAATGATCGGTATATTATTGGCAGAGGAGCCCATGGAGTTGTCTATAAAGCCAATGTAAGTCAAGACAAAGCTTTTGCAGTAAAGAAGCTAGCATTTGCTGTCAGCAAAGGTAAGAACTTGAGTATGGTTAGAGAAATTCAAACCCTTGGACAAATCAAGCATCGAAATCTTGTCAAATTGGAAAACTTTTGGTTGAGACAAGATTATGGTCTAATTCTGTATAGCTACATGCCAAATGGAAGCCTTTATGATGTCTTGCATGAAAAGAAGCCAGCACCGTCTTTAGAGTGGAATGTACGGTATAAGATAGCTATTGGAATTGCTCATGGGTTGACTTATCTCCATTATGACTGCGTTCCTCCCATAGTGCACCGAGATATCAAACCAAACAACATACTTCTAGACTCTGATATGGAGCCTCACATTGCAGACTTCGGTATTGCTAAACTTTTGGACCAGTCCTCTACATCAAATCCTTCCCTATCTGTGCCTGGCACAATCGGTTATATTGCACCAG AGAACGCTTATACAACGGTAAGTAGTAGGGAGTGTGATGTATACAGCTATGGAGTAGTTTTGCTTGAGCTGATAACCAGAAAGAAGGTAGTAGATTCATCGTTTCCGGAGGGTACTGATTTAGTGGGTTGGGTTAGATTGTTGTGGAGTGAAACAGGAGAAATTAATCAAATTGTTGATTCAAGCCTTGCGAACGAGTGTCTAGATACCAATATAATGGAAAATGTTGCAGAAGTGCTTATGGTGGCTTTGAGATGTGCTGAAAATGATCCACACAAGAGGCCAAAAATGACAGATGTTACTAAGCAGTTATCAGATTCAAATCCACAGAAAAAAAAGGTAAGAAGGGCTAGTTTTGTAAAAGATTTCTAA
- the LOC131624948 gene encoding uncharacterized protein LOC131624948, whose amino-acid sequence MQNLPYPHALSKKNDDRHYAKFLDIFSRLQINIPFSEVLEQMPTYAKFIKDIITKKRRFSDKEVGTVNSCYSVIIQRTLPKTESDPGKVTLPVTIGNVYVGKGLIDLGSRINLIPLSLVKTLGNIELKATRMTLKLADKSTTHPHGIAEDLLVKVDKFIFPVNFVVIDMEEDYDTPLILGRPFMKTSQMMIDIDDGLMKLRVLDEEVCFNIFEAMKH is encoded by the coding sequence ATGCAAAATCTACCTTATCCCCATGCTCTATCAAAGAAAAATGATGATAGGCATTATGCTAagttcttggatatttttagtCGATTGCaaataaatattccattttcTGAGGTGTTAGAGCAAATGCCTacttatgcaaaattcatcaaggatattATTACAAAGAAGAGGAGATTTTCGGATAAAGAAGTCGGCACTGTTAACTCGTGTTATAGTGTGATAATTCAAAGAACTCTACCGAAAACAGAAAGTGATCCGGGAAAAGTTACTCTACCGGTGACAATTGGAAATGTTTATGTCGGTAAGGGGTTGATCGATTTGGGTTCTAGAATTAACTTGATTCCGTTGTCTCTTGTGAAAACATTAGGAAACATTGAGTTAAAAGCAACAAGGATGACTTTGAAATTAGCCGACAAGTCCACCACTCATCCTCATGGGATTGCGGAAGATTTGTTAGTTAAGGTTGATAAGTTCATTTTCCCGGTCAACTTTGTTGTAATTGATATGGAGGAGGATTATGATACACCTTTAATTCTTGGAAGACCTTTCATGAAAACTTCTCAGATGATGATCGATATCGATGACGGTCTAATGAAACTGAGAGTTCTAGATGAAGAAGtgtgttttaatatttttgaagcaATGAAGCATTAG